A window from Entomoplasma freundtii encodes these proteins:
- the rpsO gene encoding 30S ribosomal protein S15 has product MVSKSRKAELTQTYGGNENNTGIAEVQIAILTEDIKNLTEHLQIHKKDVPTRRTLLKKVAQRRHLLDYLAKQDANRYKNIIGQLGLRK; this is encoded by the coding sequence ATGGTTTCAAAATCACGTAAAGCAGAATTAACCCAAACTTATGGGGGCAATGAAAACAACACCGGTATCGCCGAAGTACAAATTGCTATTCTAACCGAAGATATTAAAAACTTAACTGAGCATTTACAAATTCATAAAAAGGATGTACCAACTCGTCGTACTTTATTGAAAAAAGTTGCTCAACGTCGTCACTTGTTAGACTATTTAGCAAAACAAGATGCCAACCGTTACAAAAATATCATTGGTCAATTAGGCTTAAGAAAATAA
- the aguA gene encoding agmatine deiminase, with protein sequence MSKRLKSTPREDGFKMPGEFVEQDSCWMAWPQRTDVWRGGAKPIQEAVVNVANAISKYEPLNVIVSAGEYENARARLGKNVRVIETSSNDIWMRDIGPSFVINDKGEIRGIDWIFNCWGGFNGGYYFPWDLDDKAAFKVCELIGADSYRTDFVLEGGSIHVDGEGTCYTTEECLLNKNRNPDLTKKQIEDRLKKFLNVEKVIWLPLGVYNDKTSGHVDNLLHVVAPGHVVLTWTDDKNDPQYERSLKALKVLENETDAQGRKIKVTKIHQPGPLFYTEKEVSTLGYNLDKQCLHEVERLAGSYCNFLMVNGAIILPVFNDKWDQKAIDTLQKIFPDRKIEPVYAREILLGGGNIHCITQHQPKVKNKKAK encoded by the coding sequence ATGAGTAAAAGATTGAAATCAACCCCACGCGAGGATGGTTTTAAAATGCCTGGAGAATTTGTTGAACAGGATTCTTGTTGAATGGCGTGACCACAGCGGACTGATGTTTGACGAGGGGGAGCTAAGCCAATCCAGGAGGCAGTAGTCAATGTTGCCAATGCAATTTCTAAATATGAACCTTTAAATGTAATCGTTAGCGCCGGAGAATATGAAAATGCTCGCGCTAGATTAGGGAAAAACGTGCGAGTGATTGAAACTTCAAGTAATGATATTTGGATGCGTGATATTGGTCCCTCGTTTGTTATCAATGATAAAGGTGAAATTCGTGGCATTGATTGAATCTTCAATTGTTGAGGTGGTTTTAATGGTGGTTACTATTTCCCTTGAGATTTAGATGATAAGGCCGCTTTTAAAGTTTGCGAATTAATTGGGGCCGATTCTTACCGAACGGATTTCGTTTTGGAAGGGGGTTCAATTCATGTTGATGGCGAAGGAACTTGTTATACAACAGAAGAATGCCTTTTGAATAAAAATCGTAATCCTGATCTCACAAAAAAACAAATTGAGGACCGTCTAAAAAAATTCTTAAATGTTGAAAAGGTCATTTGGTTACCATTGGGGGTTTACAACGATAAAACTTCTGGCCATGTGGATAACCTGCTACATGTGGTAGCCCCAGGACATGTTGTTTTAACTTGAACTGATGATAAAAATGACCCCCAATACGAACGTTCTCTCAAAGCTTTAAAAGTTTTGGAGAACGAAACCGATGCTCAAGGAAGAAAAATAAAAGTTACTAAAATTCACCAACCTGGTCCGTTATTTTATACGGAGAAAGAGGTGTCAACCCTTGGCTATAATCTTGATAAACAATGCTTACATGAAGTCGAACGTCTTGCAGGAAGTTATTGTAATTTCTTGATGGTTAATGGGGCTATTATTTTGCCAGTTTTCAATGATAAATGAGACCAAAAAGCTATTGATACTTTGCAAAAGATTTTCCCAGATCGGAAAATAGAACCGGTTTATGCTCGTGAAATTCTTTTGGGTGGCGGCAACATTCATTGCATTACCCAACATCAACCAAAGGTTAAAAATAAAAAAGCAAAATAG
- the truB gene encoding tRNA pseudouridine(55) synthase TruB: MKHDGIFVVDKPVGLSTNAVIQTIKRNLKIKKVGHAGTLDPLASGVVICLVNEATKLSNFLLQADKSYLVTMKLFEGTDTYDAEGKTIQQDEPFFISEQEIKNVFQTFDGLTYNQTPPIYSAIKVNGKKLYDYARQEQEVEIKQRQVTIKSLKLVDITPMTITFETNVSKGTYIRSLVVDIAKALNTTAHVTSLRRLSSGPFNISEAVSLETINWSDLLDLTTALTQSGQSIKIAPNVTKVRQGQKIIMPNSQEDLVFLSDPAGRLLACYERSGNKGESDVFVCKRGLNLEE; encoded by the coding sequence ATGAAACATGACGGAATTTTTGTCGTTGATAAACCAGTTGGTTTATCAACAAATGCAGTTATCCAAACTATCAAACGAAATTTAAAAATTAAAAAAGTTGGTCATGCAGGTACTTTAGATCCGTTAGCAAGTGGTGTCGTGATTTGCTTAGTCAATGAAGCGACTAAATTATCTAATTTCCTTCTCCAAGCAGATAAAAGTTATTTAGTAACAATGAAATTGTTTGAGGGGACTGATACTTATGATGCTGAAGGAAAAACTATTCAACAGGATGAGCCTTTTTTCATTTCTGAGCAAGAAATTAAAAATGTTTTTCAAACCTTTGATGGTTTAACCTATAACCAGACCCCACCAATTTATTCGGCCATTAAAGTCAATGGCAAAAAACTTTATGATTATGCTCGACAAGAGCAAGAAGTAGAAATTAAACAACGTCAAGTAACTATAAAAAGTCTAAAGTTAGTTGATATCACCCCAATGACTATCACTTTTGAAACAAATGTATCCAAAGGTACTTATATCAGAAGTTTGGTAGTTGATATTGCGAAAGCTTTGAACACCACCGCGCATGTGACCTCTTTAAGACGTTTAAGTTCCGGACCATTTAATATTAGCGAAGCCGTTAGTTTAGAAACCATTAACTGGTCTGATTTACTTGACTTAACAACTGCACTAACTCAGAGTGGCCAATCGATAAAGATTGCTCCTAATGTAACTAAAGTTAGGCAAGGTCAAAAAATTATCATGCCTAACAGCCAAGAGGATTTAGTTTTTCTAAGTGATCCAGCAGGACGCCTCTTAGCCTGTTATGAACGTAGCGGAAACAAAGGCGAAAGTGATGTATTTGTTTGCAAAAGGGGACTTAATTTGGAGGAATAA
- a CDS encoding DxFTY motif-containing membrane protein produces MNNEQIIKNKLLKNQKFNETRTPIGKSFLCQLLLVFVPGLCLWLFLGPDFQEFSFNHFHDLGSGTNGKLWLICLGYIICSMTLITITCLIRFQQVDSLTFALAISFACCSVILNGLWMFQWGAKSEVIKVVVRFVITLCLIFVGLFLGTLLTTISRNLQYKRQLKKAAILATLDDEAPEQPSVA; encoded by the coding sequence ATGAATAATGAACAAATAATAAAAAATAAACTACTTAAAAACCAGAAATTTAACGAAACTAGAACTCCAATTGGCAAAAGCTTTCTTTGCCAATTGCTTTTAGTGTTTGTTCCTGGTTTATGCTTATGACTATTTTTAGGGCCAGATTTTCAAGAATTTAGTTTCAACCATTTTCATGATTTAGGGTCGGGAACTAATGGAAAACTATGATTAATTTGCCTTGGTTATATCATTTGTTCAATGACTTTAATTACCATCACATGTTTAATTAGATTTCAACAAGTTGATAGTTTAACTTTTGCTTTAGCCATTTCCTTTGCTTGTTGCTCGGTAATTTTAAATGGCTTATGAATGTTCCAATGGGGAGCTAAGAGTGAAGTTATCAAGGTAGTGGTTCGTTTTGTGATTACCTTGTGTTTGATTTTTGTGGGGTTATTTTTAGGTACTTTATTAACAACCATCTCTCGTAACCTTCAATATAAGAGACAATTAAAAAAAGCTGCTATTCTAGCGACTTTGGACGATGAAGCGCCTGAGCAACCTTCTGTTGCTTAA
- a CDS encoding phosphotransferase family protein, with translation MKKTQPLGLTNKIFVKKNHLYKKSIRSSDYFLNRADEKKFYETFSQELFLKVPNTIKKAWGHWWSVMPFYRQASTLPKTELTTEQLKIVKDLIDKLHNLQLDLTIFDPQEFLNLFIKKIGLLPTLECLWPRIQEIIHDYYFDNHTLVVSHNDLIRENFLMVDGEYFLIDFEYVSLNHYLFDYASFISEALDEQEGQRFKDLLKLNAHESKKLNDLILYQNFLWAHWAQYMLEKTKMPIYETIKQQKVAQALHRPKSLE, from the coding sequence ATGAAAAAAACACAACCATTAGGACTAACAAACAAAATTTTTGTTAAAAAAAATCATCTTTATAAAAAATCAATTCGTTCTTCCGATTATTTCCTCAATCGTGCTGATGAAAAAAAATTCTATGAAACCTTTTCGCAAGAACTATTTCTTAAGGTTCCTAACACAATCAAAAAAGCGTGAGGACATTGGTGAAGCGTCATGCCCTTTTATAGACAAGCCTCTACATTGCCTAAAACTGAACTCACCACTGAACAATTAAAAATAGTGAAAGATTTAATCGATAAACTGCATAATTTGCAATTAGATTTAACTATTTTTGATCCTCAAGAATTTTTAAATCTTTTCATAAAAAAAATTGGTCTTTTGCCAACTTTAGAATGTCTTTGACCAAGGATTCAAGAAATCATCCATGATTATTATTTTGATAACCATACTTTAGTGGTATCACATAACGATTTAATTAGAGAAAACTTTTTAATGGTTGATGGTGAGTATTTTTTAATCGATTTTGAATATGTAAGTTTAAACCATTACCTTTTTGATTACGCTAGTTTTATTTCTGAAGCACTTGATGAGCAGGAAGGGCAAAGATTTAAAGATCTATTGAAACTAAATGCTCACGAATCTAAAAAACTTAATGATTTAATCCTTTACCAAAACTTTTTATGAGCTCACTGAGCTCAATACATGCTAGAGAAGACTAAGATGCCTATTTATGAGACGATTAAGCAACAGAAGGTTGCTCAGGCGCTTCATCGTCCAAAGTCGCTAGAATAG
- the rbfA gene encoding 30S ribosome-binding factor RbfA: MANSKVAARKESQILRELTLILNREFQNDYLNAVTISEVRLSRDNSIAKVFYSFIPYGESFTPKHVEHALNDAHKTIRMHLASKLKVRSVPDLVFVYDTSLQNANRIEEILKTIS; the protein is encoded by the coding sequence ATGGCAAATAGTAAAGTAGCAGCACGAAAAGAAAGTCAAATTCTTCGTGAATTAACTTTGATTTTAAATCGTGAGTTTCAAAACGACTATCTTAATGCAGTGACGATTAGTGAGGTACGTTTATCTCGTGATAACTCAATCGCTAAAGTCTTTTATTCCTTCATTCCATATGGCGAAAGTTTCACTCCAAAACATGTCGAACATGCATTAAATGATGCCCATAAAACAATCCGTATGCACTTAGCTTCTAAATTAAAAGTCCGTAGTGTTCCAGATTTAGTTTTTGTTTATGATACATCATTGCAAAATGCAAACCGAATTGAGGAAATTCTTAAAACAATAAGCTAG
- a CDS encoding FAD synthetase family protein, producing METFKGKIQDFKLSTSQNSVVVVGYFDGLHHYHQELLRQASEIAQKNNLKLIVVTFSKKIGTSNQTADLMSEKTKKDFLVQNYQIDDYLILTVDDYLISLSPQDFVNWLKKGLKTVKMVEGADFRFGHFAKGNVATLQKTFGEENVTILPRQNKVSSTIIREQLQNGKIDEALENLGHDLTIDISTQENGNLIKYSWVAPNIVFPPNKYQLETSNGQKVILDYHSPTNFSFQPERLDSEILYLKKQK from the coding sequence ATGGAAACGTTCAAAGGAAAAATCCAAGATTTTAAATTATCTACATCTCAGAATAGTGTTGTCGTTGTCGGTTATTTCGATGGTTTACATCATTACCATCAAGAACTATTGCGTCAAGCAAGTGAAATAGCCCAAAAAAATAATCTCAAGTTAATAGTGGTAACTTTTTCGAAGAAAATTGGCACCTCTAACCAAACTGCCGATTTAATGAGCGAAAAAACTAAAAAAGATTTTTTAGTGCAAAATTATCAAATTGACGATTACCTAATTTTGACAGTTGACGATTACCTAATTTCGCTATCACCTCAAGATTTCGTTAATTGGCTTAAAAAGGGTTTGAAAACTGTCAAAATGGTAGAAGGAGCTGATTTTCGGTTTGGGCATTTTGCCAAAGGAAATGTGGCCACTTTGCAAAAAACTTTTGGTGAAGAAAATGTCACTATTTTGCCACGGCAAAATAAGGTTTCCTCAACCATAATTAGGGAACAGTTACAAAATGGAAAAATTGATGAAGCTCTTGAAAACCTAGGTCATGATTTAACTATTGATATTAGTACTCAAGAAAATGGTAATTTAATTAAATATTCTTGAGTCGCGCCAAACATTGTTTTTCCACCCAATAAATATCAACTTGAAACCTCTAACGGGCAGAAAGTAATTTTAGATTACCATTCCCCAACAAACTTTAGTTTCCAACCAGAAAGGTTAGATTCTGAGATTCTATATTTAAAAAAACAAAAATAA